The Heyndrickxia vini genome contains a region encoding:
- the mnmH gene encoding tRNA 2-selenouridine(34) synthase MnmH produces the protein MFHDISIEELRSLKNNNELTIIDVRSQSEYKDATIPGSINIPFFNDDERAEIGTIYKQISPQAAKERGLEIMSAKLPGFVKEFAKLNGKKAVFCWRGGMRSKTTATVLGLMGINVFRLNGGYRAFRNWVVDTLNTLELQPKAYILNGYTGSGKTTILHHLKREGYPVIDLEGMAKHRGSIFGQIGLEPNNQKTFDAQLLEEILSYNHSPYIIFEGESKRIGKITLPNFIIEKKEQGVQLFIDIPLEERVRHILEDYQPWLYEKECFEAFSKIKRRIHTPIANKIETDLKSGEYSSAVRLLLEYYYDPLYEHTAEQYPEDSKIYIKAKNVEEAIENIRDQIRVKL, from the coding sequence ATGTTCCATGACATATCAATTGAAGAATTAAGATCATTAAAAAATAACAATGAGCTTACTATAATTGATGTTCGCTCGCAGTCTGAATATAAAGATGCAACGATTCCGGGAAGCATAAATATTCCTTTTTTTAATGATGATGAAAGAGCTGAAATTGGAACTATATATAAACAAATAAGTCCACAAGCTGCAAAGGAACGCGGACTTGAAATTATGTCGGCAAAGTTGCCAGGTTTTGTAAAGGAATTCGCAAAATTAAATGGTAAAAAAGCAGTTTTTTGTTGGCGTGGAGGAATGCGGAGTAAAACAACGGCAACTGTTCTTGGACTAATGGGCATCAATGTTTTTCGTTTAAATGGCGGCTACCGTGCATTTAGAAACTGGGTAGTTGATACTCTAAATACATTGGAGTTACAACCAAAAGCTTATATCTTAAACGGTTATACAGGTTCTGGAAAAACAACCATTCTTCATCATCTAAAAAGGGAAGGTTATCCTGTTATCGATCTTGAAGGAATGGCTAAACATAGAGGATCAATATTCGGTCAAATTGGGTTGGAACCAAATAATCAAAAAACTTTTGATGCCCAACTTCTTGAAGAAATTCTTTCGTACAATCATTCTCCATATATTATATTTGAAGGGGAAAGCAAAAGAATTGGCAAAATTACTTTACCTAATTTTATTATTGAAAAAAAGGAACAAGGTGTACAGTTATTTATTGATATACCGTTGGAAGAGCGGGTTCGTCATATTTTAGAGGATTACCAGCCTTGGCTTTATGAAAAGGAATGCTTTGAAGCATTTTCAAAAATTAAAAGGAGAATCCATACGCCGATTGCCAACAAAATTGAAACAGATTTAAAGTCAGGAGAATATTCGTCAGCTGTTAGATTGCTTTTAGAATATTATTATGATCCTTTATACGAACATACAGCGGAACAATATCCGGAAGATAGTAAAATTTATATTAAGGCAAAAAATGTAGAAGAAGCAATCGAAAATATTCGAGATCAAATTAGAGTGAAGTTATAA
- the selD gene encoding selenide, water dikinase SelD has translation MTSTVKLTSLSSKGGCGCKIGPADLAAVIRTLPPATPNPNLLVGLDTSDDAGVYRLTDDVAIVQTVDFFTPIVDDPYSFGQVAAANAISDIYAMGGTPLTALNIVAFPIHTLEKEILADILRGAGDKLKEAGATLVGGHSIDDKEPKFGLAVTGIVHPDKVRTNAGAKAGDKLILTKPIGVGILTTSIKRDLLSEGEIHRVTNVMTTLNKTAAEIMNNYQVHACTDVTGFGLLGHASEMAKGSGVGLEIKKDQVPMLPRVRELAEAGAVPGGTKNNFAHLEGEVTYPNTMDQIDQWILCDAVTSGGLLISVADEDAEELLTKLQSAGVEAAIIGEATGENPGHINVL, from the coding sequence ATGACAAGTACAGTAAAACTTACTTCATTATCTTCGAAAGGTGGATGTGGTTGTAAAATCGGCCCAGCTGATTTAGCAGCCGTTATTCGAACGCTACCTCCTGCCACACCAAACCCAAATTTATTAGTAGGGCTTGATACTAGTGATGATGCTGGTGTCTACCGTTTAACGGACGATGTAGCTATCGTTCAAACAGTTGATTTTTTCACTCCGATTGTGGATGATCCATATTCGTTTGGACAAGTAGCGGCGGCGAACGCAATCAGTGATATTTATGCTATGGGTGGTACTCCTTTAACTGCATTAAATATTGTAGCTTTTCCAATCCACACTTTAGAAAAAGAAATATTAGCTGATATTCTCCGCGGGGCTGGAGATAAATTAAAGGAAGCTGGCGCAACACTTGTAGGAGGACACTCAATTGATGACAAAGAGCCGAAATTTGGTTTAGCTGTAACAGGAATCGTCCATCCTGATAAAGTACGTACTAATGCAGGTGCAAAAGCAGGAGATAAATTAATTTTAACTAAACCAATCGGTGTTGGTATATTAACTACTTCAATTAAACGAGATTTGTTATCTGAAGGAGAAATCCATCGTGTAACAAATGTGATGACAACATTAAATAAAACTGCTGCTGAAATAATGAATAATTATCAAGTCCATGCATGTACAGATGTTACCGGATTTGGTTTATTAGGTCACGCTTCTGAAATGGCTAAAGGAAGTGGAGTTGGGCTTGAGATCAAGAAAGATCAAGTACCAATGCTTCCAAGGGTTAGGGAGTTAGCGGAAGCGGGGGCAGTTCCAGGGGGAACAAAAAATAACTTTGCTCACCTGGAAGGAGAGGTCACTTATCCTAATACGATGGATCAAATCGATCAATGGATTTTATGTGATGCGGTAACGTCCGGCGGGCTCTTAATTTCCGTGGCTGATGAAGATGCGGAAGAACTTCTGACTAAATTACAAAGTGCTGGGGTAGAAGCAGCAATCATTGGAGAGGCAACCGGGGAAAATCCGGGACATATCAATGTATTATAG
- a CDS encoding permease, translated as MSQLDHSLQPYQANKKRTFWFIFAFIIIAAAGLLYVKWLPYYHKVILAANTHSIGSSILGDQSKGASPWQIAWDYAKVYFQSVWKAAVLGILLGSLLQVLLPAKWLLKVLGKTSFGSTAVAGLASIPGMMCTCCAAPMAVGLRKKNVSVGAALAFWIGNPMINPATLVFMTFVLSWKFTLIRLFIGLVLTFGVSYVANRFTKEVQSIDMDQVIHSDEPNGHFFTRWMKSIWMMIIYIVPAYVLSVVVLGAGRVWLFPHLSDSMANSLMGIIIFAIAGMLFVIPTAAEIPIIQTFISLGLGGGPAAALLVTLPAISLPSILMVAKSFPKKVLLFVIFSVVILGIMCGLIGHFVL; from the coding sequence ATGTCACAGCTTGATCATTCGCTACAACCGTATCAAGCAAATAAGAAAAGAACGTTTTGGTTCATTTTTGCTTTTATCATTATCGCCGCAGCCGGATTGTTATACGTAAAATGGTTGCCATATTATCATAAGGTAATTTTGGCAGCCAATACACATTCGATCGGCTCATCAATCTTAGGTGATCAATCAAAAGGGGCTTCACCCTGGCAAATAGCCTGGGATTATGCCAAGGTTTACTTTCAATCTGTTTGGAAAGCGGCCGTATTAGGTATTTTATTAGGTTCATTACTTCAAGTATTGCTTCCAGCAAAATGGCTTTTAAAAGTGCTTGGTAAAACATCATTTGGTAGCACCGCTGTCGCTGGGCTTGCTTCGATTCCTGGAATGATGTGTACATGTTGTGCTGCGCCTATGGCCGTAGGACTCCGCAAAAAAAATGTATCGGTTGGTGCCGCACTTGCATTTTGGATCGGGAATCCAATGATTAATCCTGCTACACTCGTCTTTATGACCTTTGTATTATCATGGAAATTTACTTTAATCCGTTTGTTTATTGGTCTCGTACTAACTTTTGGTGTGAGTTATGTAGCAAATCGTTTTACAAAAGAGGTACAATCCATTGACATGGATCAAGTTATTCATTCAGATGAACCTAATGGTCATTTTTTCACTAGATGGATGAAAAGCATCTGGATGATGATTATATACATTGTTCCTGCGTATGTACTGTCTGTGGTCGTATTAGGTGCCGGACGTGTTTGGCTGTTTCCGCATTTAAGTGATTCCATGGCCAATAGTCTTATGGGAATCATTATTTTTGCTATTGCAGGAATGCTTTTTGTAATTCCTACCGCAGCAGAAATACCAATTATCCAGACATTTATTTCACTCGGACTTGGCGGTGGACCCGCTGCAGCACTATTAGTTACATTACCCGCGATTAGCCTACCTTCAATATTGATGGTTGCGAAATCGTTTCCGAAAAAAGTATTATTATTTGTGATATTTTCCGTTGTTATACTGGGAATAATGTGCGGTTTAATTGGCCATTTCGTTTTATAA
- a CDS encoding amidase, translated as MDKQSYISEDGIGLAELIKKKKVSPKELVEAAYDRIGEVNPQLNAVVRTRKEKVLKEISDLQIGEQPFAGVPLLLKDISQAVEGEPLTSGSKLFLDNIARRDSNFVARLRKAGFLFIGHTNTPEFGLKNITEPEIHGPTRNPWNPEYSSGGSSGGAAASVASGIVPIAGASDGGGSIRIPASFTSLVGLKPTRGRTPVGPGVGRQWQGASIDFVLSRSVRDSAALLDVLQTVQSEAAFQTPLFPGSFLNEINKPNNQKFRIAFTTESPVGTPVSEEAKHAIYKTVQWLEEQGHLVEEKVNNVDGIRLMENYYIMNNGEMAGMVDSMEKALGRAITANDMEIVSWVLTVAGKSVTAAEFTQSIAEWDVAAAQMAQFHQNFDLYLTPSTAYSAPQIGELTHSEKEIAELLKISTLNKFDQQKLVYEMFEPSLTYTPYTQLANLTGQPAISVPIHLTVNGLPLGVQFMAPKGKEDWLLKIASEMEQSDIWVGMKGNQIYHS; from the coding sequence ATGGACAAGCAATCGTATATTTCAGAAGATGGAATAGGTTTAGCGGAATTAATAAAAAAGAAGAAAGTATCACCAAAAGAATTGGTAGAGGCGGCATATGATCGAATCGGAGAGGTAAACCCACAATTAAATGCAGTAGTTCGTACGCGGAAAGAAAAAGTGTTAAAAGAGATTAGTGATTTACAAATTGGGGAACAGCCATTTGCCGGAGTACCCTTACTATTGAAGGATATTTCGCAAGCAGTCGAAGGTGAACCGCTCACATCAGGATCAAAACTTTTTTTAGATAATATCGCAAGAAGAGACTCCAATTTTGTAGCACGGCTTCGTAAAGCGGGTTTTCTATTTATCGGTCACACGAATACACCAGAATTTGGATTGAAAAATATAACCGAACCTGAAATCCATGGACCAACACGTAATCCGTGGAATCCTGAATATTCATCGGGTGGTTCAAGTGGCGGTGCAGCAGCAAGTGTAGCTTCAGGAATCGTTCCAATTGCGGGAGCAAGCGATGGAGGGGGATCCATACGAATTCCGGCATCTTTTACAAGTCTTGTAGGTTTGAAACCAACTAGAGGGCGAACACCAGTTGGCCCCGGTGTTGGTCGCCAGTGGCAAGGTGCATCCATTGATTTCGTTTTATCCCGTTCAGTTCGTGACAGTGCAGCACTATTAGATGTTTTACAAACGGTACAGTCTGAGGCAGCATTTCAGACCCCCTTATTTCCAGGCAGTTTTTTAAATGAAATCAACAAGCCTAATAACCAAAAATTTCGAATAGCTTTCACAACAGAATCTCCTGTAGGAACACCAGTCAGTGAGGAAGCAAAACATGCGATATATAAAACCGTTCAGTGGTTAGAAGAACAAGGTCATCTTGTAGAAGAAAAAGTGAACAATGTCGATGGTATCCGTCTAATGGAAAACTACTATATAATGAATAATGGTGAAATGGCCGGTATGGTAGATTCAATGGAAAAAGCATTAGGGAGAGCAATTACTGCAAATGACATGGAGATTGTATCGTGGGTATTAACGGTTGCAGGAAAATCTGTTACAGCTGCTGAATTTACCCAAAGTATTGCTGAGTGGGATGTAGCAGCGGCACAAATGGCTCAATTCCATCAAAACTTTGATCTATATCTTACACCGTCAACTGCTTATTCAGCTCCACAAATAGGAGAATTAACCCATTCCGAAAAAGAAATAGCTGAGCTTTTAAAAATATCGACACTAAACAAATTTGATCAGCAAAAACTTGTCTATGAGATGTTTGAACCAAGTCTTACCTACACACCATATACACAATTAGCTAATCTAACTGGTCAGCCAGCCATCTCCGTTCCCATCCACTTAACTGTAAATGGATTGCCGTTAGGTGTTCAATTTATGGCACCAAAAGGAAAGGAAGACTGGTTATTAAAAATAGCTAGTGAAATGGAACAATCAGATATATGGGTAGGAATGAAAGGAAATCAAATATATCATTCATGA
- a CDS encoding MFS transporter: MARKNEISNKKLLGIAGLGWMFDAMDVGMLSFIIAALKVDWDLTVGQMGWIGSINSIGMAVGAFLFGLLADRIGRKHVFIITLLLFSLGSGAAAFTTSFSIFLILRFLIGMGLGGELPVASTLVSESVPTEKRGRIVVLLESFWAFGWLIAAIISYFVIPHFGWKIALLISVIPAFYALYLRLHLPDSDRFVTIKVKERPTIIQSITAVWSKKYTRTTLMLWILWFCVVFSYYGMFLWLPSVMVMKGFSMIKSFEYVLIMTLAQLPGYFTAAWLIEKAGRKFVLVVYLIGTALSAYLFGTADTLSLLIISGILLSFFNLGAWGALYAYTPEQYPTKIRGTGTGMATSFGRIGGILGPLLVPYLIGQNISFTIIFTIFCISVLIGAAAVLFLGKETKNVELQ, from the coding sequence ATGGCAAGAAAAAATGAGATTTCTAACAAAAAACTACTTGGTATTGCTGGATTAGGCTGGATGTTTGATGCGATGGATGTTGGGATGCTTTCATTCATTATCGCGGCTTTGAAGGTAGATTGGGATTTAACGGTCGGGCAGATGGGATGGATTGGGAGTATAAATTCGATCGGTATGGCAGTAGGTGCTTTTCTTTTCGGATTATTAGCCGATCGAATTGGACGAAAGCATGTTTTTATTATAACGTTATTATTATTTTCATTAGGGAGCGGTGCAGCAGCTTTCACTACCTCTTTTTCTATTTTTTTAATTTTACGTTTCCTTATTGGAATGGGGCTAGGAGGAGAGCTGCCAGTTGCTTCCACACTTGTATCGGAAAGTGTACCTACTGAAAAACGGGGGAGAATTGTTGTATTATTAGAAAGTTTTTGGGCCTTTGGCTGGTTGATTGCTGCAATTATTTCTTATTTTGTTATCCCGCACTTTGGCTGGAAGATTGCTTTACTAATTAGTGTAATTCCTGCGTTTTATGCACTATATTTACGTCTGCACTTACCCGATTCAGACCGTTTCGTAACGATTAAAGTGAAAGAACGACCAACCATCATACAAAGTATCACAGCGGTTTGGTCTAAAAAGTATACACGAACAACTCTTATGTTATGGATACTTTGGTTTTGTGTAGTGTTTTCTTACTATGGAATGTTTCTCTGGCTACCAAGTGTGATGGTCATGAAAGGCTTTAGTATGATTAAAAGTTTTGAATATGTGTTAATTATGACCCTTGCACAATTACCGGGTTATTTTACGGCAGCATGGCTTATTGAAAAAGCTGGAAGGAAATTTGTTCTTGTTGTTTATTTAATCGGAACGGCATTAAGTGCATATTTATTTGGAACTGCCGATACATTATCCTTATTAATTATTTCAGGAATCCTACTTTCATTTTTCAATCTTGGAGCATGGGGTGCATTATATGCATATACACCAGAACAATACCCAACAAAAATAAGAGGTACGGGTACTGGAATGGCTACTTCCTTTGGACGAATCGGCGGTATTCTTGGTCCATTATTGGTCCCATATCTCATTGGACAAAATATTTCATTTACAATCATATTTACTATTTTCTGTATCTCAGTATTAATAGGTGCAGCAGCGGTTCTTTTTCTAGGAAAAGAAACAAAAAATGTGGAACTGCAATAA
- a CDS encoding HAD family hydrolase: MSNYKIIFLDIDGTVLRPDDQIDNSTKTAIAIAQQKGIEVFLATGRPLHEISDIAEELKIQSYIGYNGAYAVHNGKDILNVPMKTSTVKSFVTIAKKLKNEMVLYSRKENLFTSMEDADVQTFMNIFHMKKNKLYSSENLDPILGITLIKLNENDPPLYEKDESIHLSRVNLNGLNNCYDVIQDTVNKGFAVTKVLEYLNIKKEDAIAFGDGMNDKEMLSAVGEGFAMGNADPKLFAYAKHRTTEVTNSGIFNGLKTLGILNEINSTSDYLTALVEKD, encoded by the coding sequence ATGTCTAATTACAAAATTATTTTTTTAGATATTGATGGAACAGTGCTTAGACCTGATGATCAAATTGATAACTCAACGAAAACAGCAATTGCAATAGCTCAACAAAAAGGGATTGAGGTTTTTCTAGCAACAGGGCGACCACTCCATGAAATTTCGGATATTGCAGAAGAACTGAAAATACAATCATACATAGGCTATAACGGCGCGTATGCAGTACATAATGGGAAAGACATATTGAATGTACCAATGAAAACGAGTACAGTAAAAAGCTTTGTTACAATTGCGAAAAAGCTAAAAAACGAAATGGTTTTGTATTCGAGGAAAGAGAACCTTTTCACATCAATGGAAGATGCTGATGTGCAGACATTTATGAACATCTTTCATATGAAAAAAAATAAACTGTATTCTTCAGAAAATCTTGATCCTATACTTGGGATTACATTAATTAAGTTAAATGAAAATGATCCCCCTCTTTATGAAAAAGATGAAAGTATACATTTATCACGGGTAAATCTAAATGGATTGAATAATTGTTATGATGTTATTCAAGATACTGTGAATAAAGGTTTTGCTGTAACAAAGGTACTGGAATATTTAAATATTAAAAAAGAAGATGCAATCGCTTTTGGTGATGGGATGAATGATAAAGAAATGTTATCGGCTGTTGGTGAAGGTTTTGCTATGGGTAATGCTGACCCAAAACTTTTTGCTTATGCAAAACATCGAACAACCGAAGTGACTAATTCGGGAATATTTAATGGATTAAAAACACTTGGAATACTAAATGAAATTAACAGTACATCCGATTATTTAACAGCTTTAGTAGAAAAGGATTAG
- a CDS encoding NAD(P)/FAD-dependent oxidoreductase: protein MEKIIIVGAGILGASTAYHLAKAGAEVVIIDRNDDGQATNAAAGIVCPWLSQRRNKAWYNLAKGGAKYYPTLIANLEEDGEKNTGYAKVGAISIHTDEEKIYAMEKRALKRKLDAPEIGEITVLNTEQTKALFPPLADGYKSVHVSGAARVNGRALRSSLLNGARKHGAKVFSGNASLLCKENKVTGVIFNDKKITANKVIVTAGAWANQIIEPLGIQFQVTSQKAQIMHLQIPDESTGKWPVVIPPSDQYILSFEDQRIVIGATHENYAGFDTRVTAGGCHEILNKALQIAPGLSVCTILETRVGFRPFTPDFLPVIGPLPGFSGILVANGLGASGLTMGPFIGLQLAKLALNKELDIELSHYDVASAVCN from the coding sequence ATGGAGAAAATTATTATAGTTGGCGCGGGAATTTTAGGTGCTTCAACAGCTTACCATTTAGCGAAAGCGGGCGCTGAAGTAGTTATTATTGATAGAAACGATGATGGCCAAGCAACAAATGCTGCCGCTGGAATTGTTTGTCCTTGGCTTTCTCAGAGGAGAAACAAGGCATGGTATAACCTCGCTAAAGGAGGAGCAAAATACTATCCTACCCTCATTGCGAATTTAGAGGAAGATGGAGAAAAAAATACCGGCTATGCCAAAGTTGGTGCAATTAGCATCCATACAGATGAAGAAAAGATATATGCGATGGAAAAACGGGCGCTGAAAAGAAAATTAGACGCACCAGAAATAGGAGAAATTACCGTACTAAATACGGAACAAACGAAAGCTTTATTCCCTCCCCTTGCGGATGGTTATAAATCCGTTCATGTCAGTGGGGCTGCAAGGGTTAATGGACGAGCACTGCGTTCATCGTTACTAAATGGAGCTAGGAAACATGGGGCAAAAGTTTTTTCCGGTAATGCTAGTTTGCTATGTAAAGAGAATAAAGTTACTGGGGTTATTTTTAATGATAAAAAAATCACTGCTAATAAGGTAATCGTTACTGCAGGCGCATGGGCAAATCAAATCATTGAGCCACTAGGTATTCAGTTTCAGGTTACTTCACAAAAGGCGCAAATCATGCATCTGCAAATTCCCGATGAAAGTACCGGTAAGTGGCCAGTAGTGATTCCTCCTTCCGATCAATATATACTTTCATTTGAGGATCAACGAATTGTTATCGGAGCAACTCATGAAAATTATGCCGGTTTTGATACACGAGTTACTGCTGGCGGCTGTCATGAGATTTTAAATAAAGCATTACAAATTGCTCCCGGACTTTCAGTATGTACAATTCTTGAAACACGAGTCGGTTTTCGACCATTCACCCCTGACTTTTTACCTGTGATTGGGCCTCTCCCAGGATTCTCCGGAATCCTTGTAGCAAATGGTCTTGGTGCATCCGGTTTAACGATGGGTCCTTTTATTGGATTGCAATTAGCTAAGTTAGCACTTAATAAAGAGCTGGATATTGAACTTAGTCATTATGATGTGGCAAGTGCGGTTTGCAATTAA
- a CDS encoding sodium-dependent transporter — MTQEKQQWSSKLGFILSSAGAAIGLGAIWKFPYVTGMSGGGAFFLIFVIFTLIIGLPLLISEFIIGRGSGKEAISAYKELAPGSQWKWVGRIGVLGCFLLLSFYSVVGGWIIIYSGLAIPGKIIDDGTKFPELFGMITGSPLISIGGLALFILINVFVIANGIQNGIEKANKYMMPILFLFFIILVVRSVTLDGAMEGIRFFLNPDFSKITGEAVLYALGQSFFSLAVGFSCMVTYSSYLKKDVSIPTSATSVVWMNIFVSLLAGLAIFPVVFAFGLEPAQGPGLLFIVLPTVFAQMPFGQLFLCLFLILFLFATLTSSFSLLEIIVAAFTSNGKNSRKKVSWISGLIVFLAGIPAALSFGPLKNFNLFDKTVFDATDYLVSNIMLPIGSMLIALFIIYRMDRSLVKDEFSLSNSLSSKWYDSWRILMQWVVPITIVLVFLSLIGLFEK; from the coding sequence ATGACACAAGAAAAACAACAATGGTCATCAAAGCTTGGTTTTATCTTATCATCCGCGGGTGCTGCGATAGGACTAGGTGCAATATGGAAATTCCCGTATGTAACTGGGATGAGTGGAGGCGGTGCTTTTTTTCTTATCTTCGTTATTTTCACATTAATCATCGGACTTCCCCTTCTTATCTCTGAATTCATCATAGGGCGCGGGTCCGGGAAAGAGGCAATTAGTGCGTATAAGGAGCTTGCGCCTGGTAGCCAATGGAAATGGGTTGGCAGAATAGGTGTCCTTGGCTGTTTCTTATTATTATCATTTTATAGTGTTGTCGGTGGCTGGATCATTATTTATAGTGGATTAGCTATTCCGGGGAAAATTATTGATGATGGAACAAAGTTTCCGGAACTCTTTGGAATGATTACAGGCAGTCCGCTTATTTCTATCGGTGGCTTAGCTCTTTTTATTTTAATTAATGTATTTGTCATTGCAAATGGAATTCAGAATGGGATTGAAAAGGCGAATAAATATATGATGCCAATTCTATTTCTCTTTTTTATTATACTTGTCGTCCGGTCAGTCACATTAGATGGCGCAATGGAAGGAATTCGCTTTTTTTTAAATCCTGATTTTTCAAAAATAACAGGTGAGGCTGTACTATATGCACTTGGCCAATCTTTTTTCTCTTTGGCCGTTGGATTCTCATGTATGGTCACATATAGCTCATATTTAAAAAAGGATGTGAGCATACCAACATCGGCTACTTCCGTTGTATGGATGAATATTTTTGTCTCTTTACTTGCAGGTCTTGCCATTTTTCCAGTTGTTTTTGCTTTTGGATTAGAACCTGCTCAAGGACCAGGACTATTATTTATCGTACTACCAACAGTTTTTGCGCAAATGCCATTTGGTCAATTATTTTTATGTTTGTTTCTAATCTTGTTTTTATTTGCAACATTAACGTCCTCATTTAGTTTATTAGAAATCATCGTTGCCGCCTTTACTTCAAATGGAAAAAACTCCAGGAAAAAGGTTTCATGGATTTCCGGATTAATTGTATTCCTTGCTGGTATACCTGCTGCTCTATCTTTCGGTCCTCTGAAGAACTTTAACTTATTTGATAAAACTGTTTTCGATGCAACCGATTATCTTGTAAGTAATATTATGCTTCCGATTGGTAGTATGCTCATTGCTTTATTTATCATTTATCGAATGGATCGCTCACTTGTAAAAGATGAATTTTCATTAAGTAATTCACTTTCTTCAAAATGGTATGACTCATGGAGAATACTCATGCAATGGGTTGTTCCTATAACCATTGTTCTCGTTTTTTTAAGTTTAATTGGTCTTTTTGAAAAATAA
- a CDS encoding polysaccharide deacetylase family protein yields the protein MKKSSVLIVFLLIIIVLSGCTMKADAEIPKKVEKQTPIVSERPKVEEMDISETINSQELDTSTWIDVDAPTRIPILMYHSISSGNNLRVPPVEFREQMKWLHDNGYYTLTPEEAYIVLTENKKPREKTVFITFDDGYEDNYIDAYPILKEYALKATIFMIGKYIGKQNHLTEAQMKEMNRDGISIQSHTFNHLELPGLTKSQQLDDLTRSKQIFDQLLDQETSIICYPVGRYNEETKTFAEQSGYKMGVTTEPGAASSEQGMYTLHRIRMTPGMSTQWFGQIVENGNH from the coding sequence ATGAAGAAATCTAGTGTCTTAATTGTTTTTTTGTTAATAATTATCGTTTTATCTGGTTGTACAATGAAGGCGGATGCGGAAATACCGAAGAAGGTTGAAAAACAAACACCGATAGTAAGTGAAAGGCCGAAGGTCGAAGAAATGGATATTTCCGAAACGATTAATTCTCAAGAATTAGATACGTCTACATGGATTGATGTTGATGCGCCTACTCGCATCCCTATCCTTATGTATCATAGTATTTCTTCCGGAAATAATTTACGAGTACCACCAGTTGAATTTAGAGAACAAATGAAATGGCTCCATGATAATGGATACTACACACTTACTCCAGAAGAGGCGTACATCGTATTAACCGAAAATAAAAAGCCTAGAGAAAAAACAGTTTTTATTACTTTTGACGATGGATACGAGGATAATTACATAGATGCATATCCGATATTAAAAGAATATGCTTTAAAGGCAACAATTTTTATGATTGGTAAATACATTGGTAAACAAAATCACTTAACAGAAGCCCAAATGAAAGAAATGAATCGAGATGGCATATCGATTCAAAGCCACACCTTTAATCATTTAGAATTACCTGGTTTAACAAAGTCGCAACAATTGGATGATTTGACTCGTTCGAAACAAATATTTGATCAATTATTAGATCAAGAAACAAGTATTATCTGTTATCCTGTTGGCCGTTATAATGAGGAAACAAAAACGTTTGCCGAACAGTCTGGGTATAAAATGGGTGTGACAACCGAACCGGGAGCTGCGTCAAGTGAGCAGGGGATGTATACACTTCATCGTATTCGTATGACACCTGGGATGTCCACTCAATGGTTTGGTCAAATAGTGGAGAATGGCAACCATTAA
- a CDS encoding PadR family transcriptional regulator: MIRSDIIRGHLDSIILCLILEKDQYGYEISKQISLRTENRFQIKEATLYAVFQRLEKRELIESYTGTITHGGKRKYYRITTLGKAFLKETVKEWQETKEIVDLFLEGLQ, encoded by the coding sequence ATGATTAGAAGTGACATTATCCGTGGACATTTAGATTCAATCATTCTCTGTTTGATTTTAGAAAAAGATCAATACGGATATGAAATATCTAAACAAATCAGTCTACGTACCGAAAACCGATTCCAAATTAAAGAAGCTACCTTATATGCGGTATTTCAAAGACTTGAAAAAAGAGAACTAATTGAATCCTATACGGGTACGATAACTCATGGTGGAAAAAGGAAGTACTACCGAATTACAACATTAGGAAAAGCATTTTTAAAAGAAACCGTAAAGGAATGGCAGGAAACAAAAGAAATTGTCGATCTATTTTTGGAGGGATTACAGTGA
- a CDS encoding permease prefix domain 1-containing protein: MRKIKDHVDELFKKIPDSEQKELVKQEILENLEEKVYDLMAQGKEEEDAVNKAIIEFGDIDEIEKELGINKPIKKNMSKLDLGFSIWGSVLIIALFIFINFYYTPNTIWFVYPTFGVLWWPLSMFYRWLRQK; the protein is encoded by the coding sequence GTGAGAAAAATAAAAGACCATGTGGATGAGTTATTCAAAAAAATACCTGATAGTGAGCAGAAAGAGCTCGTCAAACAGGAAATTTTAGAAAATCTTGAAGAAAAGGTATACGATCTTATGGCACAAGGCAAGGAAGAGGAGGATGCTGTTAACAAAGCGATTATTGAGTTTGGGGATATTGATGAAATTGAAAAAGAATTAGGCATCAATAAACCTATAAAGAAAAACATGTCCAAACTAGATCTCGGTTTTTCGATTTGGGGAAGTGTTCTAATTATTGCTTTATTTATTTTTATCAATTTTTATTACACCCCAAATACAATTTGGTTTGTCTATCCTACATTTGGGGTCCTGTGGTGGCCGCTAAGTATGTTTTATAGATGGTTACGTCAAAAATAA